A portion of the Nitrospira sp. genome contains these proteins:
- the greA gene encoding transcription elongation factor GreA encodes MPTPITRKGYEALKAELDRLHKVERPRVIEAIAEARAHGDLSENAEYDAAKERQGFIEARLAELKGKLADCRIIDIAGRTSETVVFGATVVLIEQEAQAKKQYTLVGQDEADLKFSKISVQSPVGRALIGKRVGDMVEVTTPAKVVEYEVMEIRFEEI; translated from the coding sequence ATGCCGACACCGATCACGAGAAAAGGATATGAAGCGCTGAAGGCCGAGCTGGACCGGCTGCACAAGGTGGAGCGGCCGCGGGTCATCGAAGCGATCGCAGAGGCCCGCGCGCACGGCGATCTGAGCGAAAACGCCGAATACGATGCCGCGAAAGAACGCCAAGGATTCATCGAGGCACGCTTGGCCGAGCTAAAGGGCAAGCTGGCCGACTGCCGGATTATCGATATCGCCGGTCGAACCAGTGAGACTGTGGTCTTCGGCGCCACCGTGGTCTTGATCGAACAGGAGGCGCAGGCAAAGAAACAATATACCCTCGTGGGTCAGGATGAGGCGGACCTGAAGTTTTCCAAAATTTCAGTGCAGTCGCCTGTCGGCCGGGCCCTGATCGGTAAACGAGTCGGGGATATGGTGGAAGTGACGACTCCGGCTAAAGTCGTCGAGTACGAAGTCATGGAAATTCGCTTCGAGGAAATCTAG
- a CDS encoding DUF4149 domain-containing protein — protein MRQGLIACVTCELLALAVWIGGLLVLVAAVIPAVFNTFGGQDTGGFFLTRAFDGYNRLVLGAAVILVTGIVWRAWLFQQGLAEQEITRTEWLLLGAMLLTAGVITFVLHPQAAALQAQAFASKGEEARKAAFEAFFQLHKPVRVLYIVNVGLGIALLTVRVRSWLPR, from the coding sequence GTGCGCCAAGGATTGATCGCCTGTGTCACCTGTGAGTTGCTGGCCCTAGCGGTATGGATCGGCGGCCTTCTGGTGCTTGTGGCCGCGGTGATCCCCGCGGTGTTCAACACCTTCGGCGGGCAGGATACGGGCGGGTTCTTTTTGACGCGCGCGTTCGACGGGTACAACCGGTTAGTACTCGGTGCGGCGGTGATCCTGGTCACGGGCATTGTCTGGCGCGCCTGGCTGTTCCAGCAAGGGCTGGCGGAGCAAGAAATTACGCGCACCGAATGGCTCCTGCTCGGCGCCATGCTGCTCACGGCGGGGGTGATCACGTTTGTCCTGCATCCCCAAGCGGCAGCGCTGCAAGCCCAGGCATTTGCCTCCAAAGGAGAGGAGGCAAGAAAGGCAGCCTTTGAAGCGTTCTTCCAGCTGCATAAGCCGGTGCGGGTTTTGTATATCGTGAATGTGGGACTCGGTATCGCGCTGCTGACCGTACGCGTGCGATCCTGGCTTCCTCGGTAA
- the carB gene encoding carbamoyl-phosphate synthase large subunit, whose protein sequence is MPRRTDIRSILLIGSGPIVIGQACEFDYSGTQACKALKEEGYRVILINSNPATIMTDPDFADRTYIEPITLDAVEKVIECERPDALLPTMGGQTALNTAIGLAKRGVLEKFGVKLIGASIEAIHKAEDRDAFRQAMWKIGLRVPDSGVATSLAEAERELERIRFPAIVRPSFTMGGTGGNIAYNIEEFRTQVEWGLSMSPVRQVLIEQSVIGWKEFELEVMRDLKDNVVIICPIENLDPMGVHTGDSITVAPALTLTDKEYQLMRDAAVRIIREIGVDTGGSNIQFGMNPANGEMVVIEMNPRVSRSSALASKATGFPIAKIAAKLAVGYTLDEITNDITGVTKASFEPTIDYVVVKIPRFAFQKFPGADPTLTTQMKSVGEVMAIGRTFKESLQKAIRSMEVDQFGFSSKMGLDLGVPPSLDREEAAEQVRKAVRTPLPDRLWRLADGMRLGMPNQELFALTKIDPWFLDQIREIIEFEQKLVAERANLGAAGLRRELLLAAKQLGFADERLAQLLGVSQNTVRGWRAALGKGASPRSVTYKRVDTCAAEFEAHTPYLYSTYEQECEARPTHKKKVVILGGGPNRIGQGIEFDYCCVHAAMALREEQIETIMVNCNPETVSTDYDTSDRLYFEPLTEEDVLNIVEREQPMGVVLQFGGQTPLKLALSLSRAGVNILGTSPDAIDRAEDRARFRELLDKLGLRQAESGMAHSVDEALKIAAAITYPVMVRPSYVLGGRSMQIVYDEAGLLQYMNSAVKASAQHPVLIDKYLRDAIEVDADAISDGKTVVVAGIMEHIEEAGVHSGDSACSLPPYTLDSATIEEIRRQMTALALELGVIGLMNAQFAVKDQTIYVLEVNPRGSRTVPFVSKAIGVPLAKLAMKVMVGKSLQQLNFTTAPTPAHLSVKEAVFPFTKFAGVDVLLGPEMKSTGEVMGIDSDFGWAFVKSQAGAGAILPTSGTAFLSVKSEDRAGACDVAQRLVALGFRITATSGTAAYLTEQGMQVDVVNKVQEGRPHIVDHIKNGEVALVVNTVRTASAQTDSLSIRREALHKGVPYYTTMRGALAAVMGIEALLKKGLAIRALQEYHRIN, encoded by the coding sequence GTGCCACGACGGACAGACATTCGCTCCATTCTCCTGATCGGTTCCGGCCCCATCGTCATCGGGCAAGCCTGTGAGTTCGACTATTCCGGCACGCAGGCCTGCAAAGCCCTCAAGGAAGAGGGCTACCGCGTCATCCTGATCAACAGCAATCCTGCCACGATCATGACGGACCCGGATTTCGCCGACCGGACTTACATTGAACCAATCACCCTCGACGCGGTCGAAAAAGTCATCGAGTGCGAGCGGCCCGACGCGCTCCTGCCGACTATGGGCGGCCAGACCGCCTTGAATACGGCGATCGGATTGGCGAAGCGTGGCGTGCTGGAAAAATTCGGGGTGAAGCTCATCGGCGCGTCGATCGAGGCCATTCACAAGGCTGAAGACCGCGATGCGTTCCGCCAAGCCATGTGGAAAATCGGCCTACGCGTGCCGGACAGCGGCGTCGCCACCTCGCTCGCGGAAGCCGAACGCGAGCTGGAACGAATTCGTTTCCCGGCGATCGTCCGTCCCTCGTTTACGATGGGCGGAACCGGAGGCAACATCGCCTACAACATCGAGGAATTCCGCACGCAGGTGGAGTGGGGCCTGTCCATGAGCCCGGTCCGCCAGGTACTCATCGAACAGTCCGTCATCGGCTGGAAAGAATTCGAACTCGAAGTGATGCGTGACCTGAAAGACAATGTGGTCATCATCTGCCCGATCGAGAATCTCGACCCCATGGGGGTGCACACCGGCGACAGCATCACCGTGGCACCGGCGCTGACCCTCACCGATAAGGAATATCAACTGATGCGCGACGCGGCGGTGCGCATCATCCGGGAGATCGGCGTCGATACCGGCGGGTCGAACATTCAGTTCGGCATGAACCCGGCCAATGGCGAGATGGTCGTCATCGAAATGAACCCGCGCGTCTCCCGCAGTTCGGCCCTGGCCTCGAAAGCGACCGGCTTTCCCATCGCGAAAATCGCCGCCAAGCTGGCCGTCGGCTATACACTGGATGAGATTACGAACGACATCACGGGAGTCACGAAGGCGTCCTTCGAGCCGACGATTGATTACGTCGTGGTGAAAATTCCGCGCTTCGCGTTTCAGAAATTTCCCGGCGCCGATCCGACCCTGACGACGCAAATGAAATCAGTCGGCGAAGTCATGGCGATCGGCCGCACGTTCAAGGAATCGCTGCAGAAGGCGATCCGGTCGATGGAGGTGGATCAGTTCGGTTTCAGTTCCAAGATGGGGTTGGATCTCGGGGTGCCGCCGTCGCTCGATCGGGAAGAAGCGGCGGAGCAGGTCCGCAAGGCCGTGCGCACACCACTCCCGGATCGGCTGTGGCGCCTGGCCGACGGCATGCGGCTCGGCATGCCGAATCAGGAGTTGTTTGCCCTGACCAAGATCGATCCCTGGTTCCTTGATCAAATTCGGGAGATCATCGAGTTTGAGCAGAAGCTCGTCGCCGAGCGCGCGAACCTTGGCGCAGCCGGACTCCGGCGGGAGCTTCTGTTAGCAGCCAAACAGTTGGGGTTCGCCGACGAACGGCTGGCACAACTCCTCGGCGTCTCACAGAACACCGTCCGAGGCTGGCGAGCGGCCTTGGGCAAAGGCGCCTCGCCACGCAGCGTGACGTACAAACGTGTGGATACCTGCGCGGCGGAGTTCGAAGCGCACACACCGTACCTCTACTCGACCTATGAGCAGGAATGCGAGGCCAGGCCGACTCACAAGAAAAAGGTGGTGATCCTCGGCGGCGGGCCAAACCGGATCGGGCAGGGGATTGAGTTCGACTATTGCTGCGTCCATGCCGCCATGGCGTTGCGCGAGGAACAGATCGAAACTATCATGGTCAATTGCAACCCTGAAACGGTCAGCACGGATTACGACACCTCCGACCGGCTCTACTTCGAGCCGCTCACGGAAGAGGATGTCCTGAATATCGTGGAGCGCGAGCAGCCCATGGGCGTGGTGCTGCAATTCGGCGGACAGACGCCGTTGAAGCTTGCCCTCTCCCTGTCTCGCGCAGGCGTCAACATTTTAGGGACCAGCCCGGATGCCATCGATCGCGCGGAAGATCGCGCGCGCTTCCGCGAGCTGCTCGACAAGCTCGGTTTGCGCCAGGCGGAAAGCGGCATGGCGCATTCCGTCGATGAGGCGTTGAAGATCGCCGCCGCCATTACCTATCCGGTGATGGTGCGGCCTTCGTACGTCCTCGGCGGTCGCTCGATGCAGATCGTCTACGACGAAGCCGGCTTGCTTCAGTACATGAACTCCGCGGTCAAGGCCTCGGCGCAACATCCGGTGTTGATCGATAAGTATTTACGCGACGCCATCGAAGTCGATGCCGACGCCATTTCCGACGGCAAGACCGTGGTCGTCGCAGGCATCATGGAACATATCGAGGAGGCGGGGGTGCACTCGGGTGATTCGGCTTGCTCCTTGCCGCCCTACACGCTCGATTCCGCGACGATCGAGGAAATTCGCCGGCAGATGACGGCGCTGGCCTTGGAGCTCGGTGTGATCGGCCTCATGAACGCACAGTTCGCCGTCAAGGACCAGACCATCTACGTCTTGGAGGTCAATCCGCGCGGCTCGCGCACCGTGCCGTTCGTCAGCAAGGCCATCGGCGTTCCGCTGGCTAAACTCGCGATGAAAGTCATGGTGGGCAAGTCTCTCCAACAATTGAATTTCACGACTGCGCCGACCCCGGCGCATCTCTCGGTCAAGGAAGCGGTATTTCCGTTCACGAAGTTCGCCGGGGTCGACGTCCTCCTCGGTCCGGAGATGAAGTCCACTGGAGAGGTCATGGGCATCGACAGCGACTTCGGCTGGGCGTTCGTCAAGTCACAGGCCGGCGCCGGCGCCATCCTGCCCACATCCGGCACCGCGTTTCTCAGCGTCAAAAGTGAAGACCGCGCCGGGGCCTGCGACGTCGCACAACGGCTCGTCGCGCTGGGTTTCCGGATCACCGCCACCTCGGGAACCGCCGCGTATCTGACCGAGCAGGGCATGCAGGTGGATGTCGTGAACAAGGTGCAAGAGGGGCGGCCCCATATCGTCGACCATATCAAGAACGGTGAGGTGGCCCTGGTCGTCAATACCGTACGCACGGCGTCCGCGCAAACCGACTCGCTTTCCATCCGGCGCGAGGCCTTGCATAAAGGCGTGCCGTACTATACGACGATGCGCGGCGCCCTGGCTGCCGTCATGGGAATCGAAGCGTTGCTCAAAAAGGGGCTTGCCATTCGAGCCTTGCAGGAGTATCACCGGATCAACTAG
- a CDS encoding SAM-dependent chlorinase/fluorinase: protein MPVTIPLITLLTDFGDRDYFVASMKGVILNINPQAQIVDVTHHVTPHDVADAAYLLKSCYRYFPEGTIHVAVVDPGVGTTRRPLLVSSSRYRFLGPDNGILTHVCQEESSVEVRHIENRQYRLDSDGATFDGRDLFAPAAAWLSKGQPLGSFGRLVPNYERLPLSDPGWDKHVMAGEITYIDRFGNIISNLTAYHIREVRGASKRSEPLIRIGGMTIDGLVRTYAEGSPDSPQALINSNGYVEVFLKEGRASDRLNVSRGTRIELC, encoded by the coding sequence ATGCCGGTGACCATTCCCCTCATCACACTGTTGACGGATTTTGGCGACCGCGACTACTTCGTGGCGAGCATGAAGGGCGTGATCCTCAACATCAACCCGCAGGCGCAGATCGTGGATGTGACCCATCACGTCACGCCGCATGATGTCGCGGATGCCGCGTACCTGCTGAAATCCTGCTATCGTTATTTTCCTGAGGGCACGATCCATGTCGCAGTCGTCGACCCGGGCGTCGGCACCACGCGACGGCCGCTGCTCGTGTCCTCGTCGCGATACCGTTTTCTCGGGCCCGACAACGGAATTTTGACTCATGTCTGTCAGGAGGAAAGCAGCGTCGAGGTACGGCACATTGAAAACCGGCAGTACCGTCTGGACTCCGATGGCGCCACCTTTGATGGTCGGGACTTGTTCGCGCCCGCAGCAGCCTGGTTGTCCAAGGGGCAACCACTTGGCTCATTCGGGCGGCTCGTCCCGAATTACGAACGCCTGCCGTTGAGCGATCCGGGTTGGGATAAACATGTGATGGCAGGTGAGATTACGTACATCGACCGGTTCGGAAACATCATTTCCAATCTCACCGCGTATCACATTCGTGAAGTTCGAGGCGCGTCCAAACGTTCCGAACCGCTGATACGAATCGGCGGCATGACCATCGACGGACTGGTCCGGACCTATGCGGAGGGATCACCCGATAGCCCCCAAGCCCTCATCAACAGTAACGGATATGTGGAAGTGTTCCTGAAAGAAGGCCGTGCGTCCGACCGGTTGAATGTGTCCCGAGGGACGCGCATAGAACTCTGTTAG
- a CDS encoding efflux RND transporter periplasmic adaptor subunit, with protein MTRPLRHLPTLLAGLALAACTQPDAPAPSVKPVTPPAAAHRQLDLETMLVDASSSLPALTLPARVTYSEDGYSKISSPLQGPVLDVRVKLGQAVKAGDVLMVIDAADIARAYAAYVAEISELGLAERNFELTKDLYDAQAMSRKDLEHAENDLNRERAEFKQAKERLLSLRVPAAELSKPLAQQQITSRFELRSPLTGTVVERAVTPGQIVGAGTDTPLFTVANLDRLQVVADVYEHDLSGIRVGAVTVMTVEAYPGIEFPAKIAVIGDVVDPATRTIKIRATVPNKDRRLKPEMFARLILAGNTIRPKIVIPKQAVLERSGKQWIVVQNENGRLEDRAITIDSIADNQVIIREGVTTGERILLSPSSLSHLAEGDSPMEGA; from the coding sequence ATGACACGACCCTTGCGCCATCTGCCGACGCTCCTCGCGGGGCTCGCCCTTGCAGCCTGCACCCAACCGGACGCGCCAGCTCCGTCGGTGAAACCCGTAACGCCGCCCGCCGCAGCCCACCGCCAACTTGACCTCGAAACCATGCTCGTTGACGCCTCGTCTTCGCTCCCGGCCCTGACCCTGCCGGCCCGCGTCACCTATTCAGAAGATGGCTATTCCAAAATATCCTCTCCCCTCCAGGGACCGGTCCTCGATGTGCGGGTCAAACTCGGCCAGGCCGTCAAAGCCGGGGACGTGCTGATGGTGATCGATGCCGCCGACATTGCACGAGCCTATGCCGCGTATGTGGCAGAGATTTCGGAGTTAGGACTCGCCGAGCGGAACTTTGAATTGACGAAAGATCTGTATGACGCTCAAGCGATGTCCCGCAAAGATCTCGAACATGCGGAAAACGACCTGAATCGCGAACGGGCTGAATTCAAGCAAGCGAAGGAGCGGCTGCTGTCGCTGCGGGTGCCCGCCGCCGAACTGAGCAAGCCCCTGGCACAGCAACAAATTACTTCCCGCTTCGAGTTACGGAGTCCGCTGACGGGCACGGTCGTGGAACGCGCCGTGACGCCGGGACAAATCGTCGGGGCGGGGACAGACACGCCGTTGTTCACGGTGGCGAATCTTGATCGATTGCAGGTGGTGGCGGATGTCTACGAGCATGATCTCTCGGGAATCCGGGTCGGAGCGGTGACGGTAATGACAGTCGAGGCCTACCCCGGCATCGAATTTCCCGCGAAGATCGCCGTCATTGGCGATGTCGTCGACCCGGCGACCAGAACCATCAAGATCCGTGCGACCGTCCCGAACAAGGACCGGCGATTGAAACCGGAGATGTTCGCTCGATTGATCCTCGCGGGCAATACCATCCGGCCTAAGATCGTCATTCCCAAACAGGCGGTGTTGGAACGCAGCGGGAAACAGTGGATCGTCGTGCAGAACGAGAATGGCCGCTTGGAAGATCGTGCCATCACGATCGACAGCATTGCCGACAACCAAGTGATCATTCGCGAGGGCGTGACGACGGGGGAGCGCATTCTACTCAGCCCGTCGTCGTTGAGTCATCTCGCGGAGGGGGACTCGCCAATGGAAGGTGCCTAG
- the carA gene encoding glutamine-hydrolyzing carbamoyl-phosphate synthase small subunit — protein MKKAILALADGTLFEGRALGAEGETGGEVVFNTAMTGYQEVLTDPSYRGQIVTMTAPHIGNYGVTPEDVESTRIWAEGFVVKESSRLASNWRGTATLQEYLQAAKVVAIEGIDTRALTRHLRERGAQQGVISHIDLDPRRLVDKARQAPSIIGRDLAATVTCATRYAWSEGTGTWAPKIVLPAPDAAQAPRRRWRVVAYDFGVKQNILRRLVDVGCEVTVVPASTAAKDVLALNPHGVFLSNGPGDPEGVPYAMTALRDLIGRLPIFGICLGHQLLGLALGFSTYKLKFGHHGANHPVIDLRTSQVEITSQNHNFAVRFPAASTAGQALPIVDTPFGRVQLTHTSLNDGSVEGMMCLDRPVFSVQYHPEASPGPHDSAYLFEQFAAMMETHHA, from the coding sequence GTGAAAAAAGCGATTCTGGCGCTTGCTGACGGAACCCTCTTCGAAGGACGCGCCTTAGGTGCGGAAGGGGAGACCGGAGGCGAAGTCGTCTTCAACACGGCCATGACCGGTTATCAGGAAGTGCTGACCGATCCGTCGTATCGCGGGCAGATCGTGACCATGACCGCGCCGCACATCGGCAACTACGGCGTCACGCCGGAAGATGTCGAATCGACGAGAATCTGGGCGGAAGGGTTTGTGGTCAAGGAATCCAGCCGATTGGCGAGCAACTGGCGCGGCACAGCGACCCTCCAGGAATATCTGCAGGCCGCGAAGGTCGTGGCAATCGAGGGTATCGATACCAGAGCACTCACCAGGCACCTTCGGGAGCGGGGCGCGCAGCAGGGGGTGATCTCACACATCGATCTGGACCCCCGCCGGTTGGTGGACAAAGCCCGTCAGGCCCCGAGCATCATCGGGCGCGATCTCGCAGCGACCGTCACCTGCGCCACTCGCTATGCCTGGTCGGAGGGCACAGGTACCTGGGCGCCGAAGATCGTCCTGCCTGCTCCAGACGCCGCGCAAGCGCCACGGCGCCGCTGGCGGGTGGTGGCCTATGACTTCGGCGTGAAACAGAATATCCTGCGGCGTCTGGTCGATGTCGGATGCGAGGTCACGGTGGTACCGGCTTCGACTGCGGCAAAAGATGTGCTGGCGCTGAATCCTCACGGCGTTTTCCTCTCCAACGGTCCCGGTGACCCCGAAGGCGTGCCCTATGCCATGACGGCGCTCCGTGATCTGATCGGCCGATTGCCGATTTTCGGGATTTGCCTGGGGCACCAATTGCTCGGCCTGGCGCTGGGATTTTCGACCTACAAACTAAAGTTCGGGCACCATGGCGCCAATCATCCGGTGATCGACCTACGGACGAGCCAGGTGGAGATCACGTCCCAGAACCACAATTTCGCCGTGCGGTTCCCCGCCGCATCAACGGCCGGACAGGCGCTGCCAATCGTGGACACGCCGTTTGGTCGCGTGCAATTGACACATACCAGCCTGAACGACGGGTCGGTTGAAGGCATGATGTGTCTGGATCGCCCGGTGTTTTCGGTACAATACCATCCCGAAGCGTCACCGGGACCTCACGATTCCGCCTATCTGTTCGAACAATTTGCCGCGATGATGGAGACACACCATGCGTAG
- a CDS encoding M48 family metallopeptidase: MYPSDRHSIDTLLTTPVGRRVALALGARAASRLAVIMGLGAAAGLLPSLGGCQRAPGTARDQFIYLSEEKEMAMGLSAFREVLRQAPLSENPELNEMVHRVGDRIAKAANKPEYQWEFAVIQDDRTINAFALPGGKVAVFTGILKVTKTEDGLATVMGHEVAHALQRHGAERMSRGILEQIGQLAALGAGIASGRPDAAMAAMTAYGVGVSLPFDRRQESEADYIGLRLMAEAGYDPREAVSFWERMSGCPRAMINKLCFRSQQSIPEFLSTHPSDVTRINQIEAWIPDAMKHYHPAGKGPAMPSGPIQPYRPPVGPMPEAPLPTG, encoded by the coding sequence ATGTATCCGTCAGACCGACATTCAATCGACACGCTGCTCACGACGCCGGTCGGGCGACGCGTAGCCCTCGCGCTTGGTGCGCGCGCTGCCTCGCGCTTGGCTGTCATCATGGGGCTCGGAGCGGCGGCGGGCCTGTTGCCATCGCTCGGTGGCTGCCAACGGGCGCCCGGGACGGCACGCGACCAGTTCATTTATTTGTCCGAAGAAAAGGAAATGGCGATGGGCCTCTCGGCCTTTCGGGAAGTCCTCCGGCAGGCGCCCTTGAGCGAGAATCCGGAGCTCAACGAAATGGTGCATCGCGTGGGAGACCGCATCGCCAAAGCCGCGAATAAGCCCGAGTATCAATGGGAATTCGCGGTCATTCAGGACGATCGGACGATCAACGCCTTCGCATTGCCCGGCGGCAAGGTGGCGGTGTTCACCGGCATCCTGAAAGTCACGAAGACGGAAGACGGGCTCGCGACCGTCATGGGCCACGAGGTCGCGCATGCCTTGCAACGCCACGGAGCGGAACGGATGAGCCGCGGCATTCTCGAACAGATCGGACAACTGGCGGCATTGGGAGCCGGCATCGCGTCGGGCCGACCGGATGCCGCGATGGCGGCGATGACCGCCTATGGTGTCGGGGTGTCCTTGCCTTTTGACCGCCGCCAGGAATCGGAAGCGGATTACATCGGGCTGCGTCTGATGGCTGAAGCAGGGTACGATCCGCGCGAAGCGGTGTCGTTCTGGGAACGAATGAGCGGTTGCCCGCGCGCCATGATCAATAAGCTCTGTTTCCGGTCTCAGCAGTCGATTCCGGAATTTCTTTCGACGCACCCCTCCGATGTCACGCGTATCAATCAGATTGAGGCCTGGATCCCCGATGCCATGAAACACTATCATCCTGCTGGAAAGGGCCCGGCCATGCCGTCCGGTCCAATCCAACCCTACCGGCCGCCGGTGGGGCCCATGCCCGAGGCGCCTCTGCCGACCGGCTAA